The genomic stretch atataaaattgtgtacgtatatgtatgtatttttttatatacatttttttttcaagcgattaagaatcgttacaaataagaatcccaATGTATTCGAAAATCTGTGTTTTTGACACACCTAAAAACCATAACAATTTATTTGTTTGTGAACTATGTCAGCAATTTCATACCAAAGAAATATGATGAATTACAAAACATTGCTGCATataaattctgcctagcaacatccatccatccatccattttctaccgcttgtccctttttggggtcgtagggggtgctggagcctatctcagctgcattcaggcggaaggcggggtacaccctggacaagtcgccacctcatcacagggccaacacggatagacagacaacattcacactcacattcacatataGATGACAAAtacattattgttgttattgttattattattattattacatgtgtttTTCTGTGTCTATTGTGATGGTTAGTTCTTATACCTCCAGTACGCTGAGTCGGATGGTGCCATCTCCATTCTGGTCGAAGGCCTGAAAAGCTCCTACAGGGAGTGAAAAGAAAAGaaattgaattctgcctagcaacaagtgatgcTGACCTTCTCGCAGGCTCGGGAAGACTCACTGAACATGGCCTCCAGGCGGACCAGGCAGCTGACGAAGCTGTCAAAGTCGATGTTCATGTTCTCGTTGGCGTAGCGCATGGTGATGATGTCGTACAGCTGGTTGTTGAGGCGGAACCCTGAGCGGGACACAAGACACATGACTGTACAGCGACAAGAACATTGAGAGGGTGAGTTAATCCCGCAGAGGAGCAGCGGAGTCGGCACAGGAAAGTGAAGAGGCGCCAAGGTCAGGGTACCTGCATCGTTGACGGCGTTCCTCATCTCGTAGCTGTTGATGCTGCCCGACTGGTCTGCGTTGTAGTGCTTAAAGATTCCCTGGAAGAAAGCAGGCATGGTTGGATTTGGAAACCCGGAAAGACTCACTCCTTCCACACTTTGCTTCTTCTCACCTGCCATTGTTTGATTTTGTTCCACAGGTGGCGGAACTCTTGAAGGTTCAGTCGACCCGTGCCGTCCATCTGAGCCCAGACAGTTAAGACGTCCACTTCCTTTATTGTTGATACTTAATACGGTTGTGTTGTCTTAAACAAGAATTAGCCAAGCAAATCCAACCTTTGCTCAAATCTATCTGGACTTAGCTTCCACACAAAGATCAAGATCTTCAAGAGCAATGTCCTGAGGCTTGGAAAACCACTTCATCCATTGAAAGGAAGTTagaagttttccaaaataagtgcCTGCGTCGCATCCTTAGGATATTCTGGCCAAACACCATTTGAAAGAACAACCACAACATCAATTAAAGAGACCATCCAAATTGGACTCTGGAGATGGCTTGGACACCTCTGCCGTATGCCATTATCTACTCTCCAGAGAAGACCCCTTTATTGAAGACCTCAAGGGAGGAGAAACTGAGAGAAGAAGACTAAAGGAGTAAGAGACTATCCCTTATGACTGCCCCCAGAATAGCGGCTGACCGGGCCAGATGGAAATTCCTTGCTTCGCCTCAAGCGTCAGCAACCCAGTAGAGGACTGAGTGAGTGTCTCATTGACCGTATTTGGTAACTTTAGCGTGGTCTCAGTTTGTCCAACGACATCCAGACAAAGATCAAGATCTTCAAGAGCAATGTCCTGAGGCTTGGAAAATCACTTCATCCATTGAAAGGAAGTtagaggttttccaaaataagtgcCTGCGTCGCATCCTTAGGATATTCTGGCCAAACACCCTTTGAAATGACAAACTCTGGGAAAGAACAACCACAACATCAATTAAAGAGACCATCCAAATTGGACCCTGGCGATGGCTTGGACACCTCTGCCGTATGCCATTATCTACTCTCCAGAGAAGACCCCTTTATTGAAGACCTCAAGGGAGGAGAAACTGAGAGAAGAAGACTAAAGGAGTAAGAGACTATCCCTTATGACTGTCCCCAGGATAGCGGCTGACCGGGACAGATGCAAATTCCTTGCTTCGCCTCAAGCGTCAGCAACCCAGTAGAGGACTGAGTGAGTGTCTCATTGACCGTGTTTGGTAACTTTAGCGTGGCCTCAGTTTGTCCAACGACTCCAAGAAAGCAGGAAGTCAGCTGATCCAGACAGGAAATGGTGCCTACCTGTAAAAGGGTTTTCCCGCCACCTTTAAACTCTCACGACTGCCTTCATTCTGCCACCATTCCCAGTCCCAGTGCCCAAAAAGAACAGAACAAAGTTTGATCATATGACGCCCTTACTAGACCACCTGCACTGGCTCTCGGTACAATATTACACGGTTCTATAAGTGCCTGCGTCGCATTCTTAGGATATTCTGGCCAAACACCATTTGAAATGACAAACTCTGGGAAAGAACAACCACAACATCAATTAAAGAGACCATCCAAATTGGACCCTGGAGATGGCTTGGACACCTCTGCCGTATGCCATTATCTACTCTCCAGAGAAGACCCCTTTATTGAAGACCTCAAGGGAGGAGAAACTGAGAGAAGAAGACTAAAGGAGTAAGAGACTATCCCTTATGACTGCCCCCAGGATAGCGGCTGACCGGGCCAGATGGAAATTCCTTGCTTCGCCTCAAGCGCCAGCAACCCAGTAGAGGACTTGAGTGAGTGTCTCATGACCGTGTTTGGTAACTTTAGCGTGGCCTCAGTTTGTCCAACGACTCCAAGAAAGCAGGAAATCAGCTGATCCAGACAGGAAATGGTGCCTACCAGTAAAAGGGTTTTCCCGCCACCTTTAAACTCTCATGACTGCCTTCAGTCTGCCCCCATTCCCAGTCCCAGTGCCCAAAAAGAACAGAACAAAGTTTGATCATAGGACGCCCTTACTAGACCACCTGCACTGGCTCTCAGTACACTTAAGATTTCATTATAAGGTTTTAttactcactggatcggttcgcagccgagtgtgaagcgactgtgatgggaatcagcacctccaagtccgagtccatggttctctcccggaaaagggtggagtgccatctccgggttggggaggagatcttgccccaagtggaggagttcaagtacctcggagtcttgttcacgagtggggagagagtggatcgtgagatcgacaggcggatcagtgcggcgtcttcagtaatgcggacgctgtatcgatccgttgtggtgaagaaggagctgagccggaaggcaaagctctcgatttaccggtcgatctacgttcccatcctcacctatggtcatgagctttgggtcatgaccgaaaggacaagatcacgggtacaagcggccgaaatgagtttcctccaccgagtggcgggtctctcccttagagatagggtgagaagctctgtcattcggggggagctcaaagtaaagccgctgctcctccacatcgagaggagccagatgaggtggttcgggcatctggtcaggatgccacccgaacgcctccctaggaaggtgtttcgggcacgtccaaccggtaggaggccacggggaagacccaggacacgttgggaagactatctctcccggctggcctgggaacgcctcgggatcccccaagaagagctggaggaagtggctggggagagggaagtctgggcttccctgcttaagctgctgcccccgcgacccgacctcggataagcggaagaagatggatggatggatggatggttttattacttacatcaataaagtactatctatctatctacaaaaTATTACACGgttcttatcttgctgattgtattgtaccctaCGTTCCGGCCAGAAACCTACGTTCAAAGAACGCTGGCTTTTTTAGTGACTCCCAGAGGCCAAAAAAAGTCTGTAGGCTCTAGAGCATTTTCTATCCGGGCTCCAGTAGTCTGGAATGCCTTACCTGCAACAGTTAGAGTAGAAGTATTTAAGTCTCACcttaaaacatatttatttattctagctTTTAAATATACtctgttttagaccagttgacctgccacttctctctctttgatgTCCTTCTTTTCTGCAAGGAGAGGTCACCAGATGGCCATGGATAATCTCTGGAGAGATACCAGTCTGGAGGAGATGCTAGCTTCTCTAAGTCTTGACCTACTGTGCACCACTCCTCGATGACATGGATGCAGACCTCCTACGACCCTCGGCTTGCCCCTAATGGACTATAGTCTTACATTTTCCAGAATGATGTCATTGCcgtttgtgcagctctttgaggaacctgtgattaagggctaaataaacaaacgttgattgattgaaatgctctttggcttcatctggccaggatcttcagctctcatgggatcctgatggcttcatctggccaagatcttcagctctcacgggatcggtttgcagccgagtgtgaagcgactcggatgagaatcagcacctcacatagttctcacccggaaaagggtggagtgccatctccgggttggggaagagattcaagtacctcggagtcttgttcacgagtgagggaagagtggatcgtgagatcgacaggcggatcagtgcggcgtcttcagttatgcggacgctgtatcgatcggttgtggtgaagaaggagctgagatgGAAGACAacgctcttaatttaccggtcgatctacgttcccatcccatcttagagatagggtgagaaactctgtcgtccggggggagctcaaagtaaagccgctgctcctccacatcgagaggagccagatgaggtggttcgggcatctggtcagaatgccacccgaacgcctccctagggaggtgtttagggcacgtccgactggttggaggccacggggaagacccaggacacgttgggaagactatgtctctcggctggcttgggaacgcctcgggatcccttggAAGAAAGTGGAcgatgtggctggggagagggaagtccgggcttccctgctttaggctgctgtccccgcgaccagacctcggataagcggaagaagatggatggatggatgaaacgctCTTTCTGATTACCTCAATCTCCGTCAGTTTGCGTAGCAGGTCGAATATACACAGTTGCGCATCAATTTGAGTTCTCTGGACACCAAGATACTGGACTTCCTCAGGAACAACAGAGCCCACAATAAGACAGAAAAGAAGACCTCTTTAACTCCCGTCCTgaacaatcaatcaaagtttacttatatagtccaTAATCCTTAGTCCcttagtctcaaagggctgcacaagccacgaggacatcctcggctcagataccacatcagggcaaagaaaactcaacccgatgggcacaatgagaaacctcggaggggaccgcagattgaggattgaggaggtcttcgaagtattccctccaccgatccacaacatccgcagtcgaggtcagcagaacaccatcctcgccatacacggtgttgatagtgcactgcttccccttcctgaggcggcggatggtggtccagaattgcttcgaagccgtccgaagtcgttttccatggcctcaccgaactcctcccatgtccgagtttttgcctctgcgaccgctgaagccgcacaccgcttggcctgtcggtacttgtccgctgccttaggagtcctatgagccaaaagaacccgataggactccttcttcagcttgcggacgctgtatcgatccgttgtggtgaagaaggagctgagccggaaggcaaagctctcaatttaccggtcgatctatgttcccatcctcacctatggtcatgagctttgggttatgaccgaaaggacaagatcacgggtacaagcggccgaaatgagtttcctccgccgggtggtggggctctcccttagagatagggtgagaagctctgccatccaggaggagctcaaagtaaagccgctgctcctccacatggagaggagccagatgaggtggttcgggcatctggtcaggatgccacccgaacgcctccctagggaggtgtttagggcacgtccgaccgg from Nerophis lumbriciformis linkage group LG26, RoL_Nlum_v2.1, whole genome shotgun sequence encodes the following:
- the capn3a gene encoding calpain-3 isoform X3, translating into MVTAVYSSSLREIENRIEADHPVPAPASAGEESDEDQQFRTIFQEIAGDDMEIAANELRNVLNRVTTKRESGSDKSLTTEGFSLESCRSMIALMDMDGTGRLNLQEFRHLWNKIKQWQGIFKHYNADQSGSINSYEMRNAVNDAGFRLNNQLYDIITMRYANENMNIDFDSFVSCLVRLEAMFRAFQAFDQNGDGTIRLSVLEWLQLTMYA